The nucleotide sequence GTCCAGCCCCTGGCGCAGCTGCTGCACGAACTCGGCATGCGCGGCGAGGTCGTCGCCCATCAGCACCGTGAAGCCGGCGGCCGGGCACAGCGCGGCGCCCAGCAGCGCGGCGCAGGCCAGCAGCGCACGCGTGGCACCGCGCAGCAACCGGTTCGTGCAGGGGAGGGGGAGAGAGGTTTTCGCGGCGACGGACATGAAGGCTTCTGCCACAAGGGGCGACGGTTCAATGTACGGAAGCGCCCCCCTTCGCGCGATAAGGCAGAGGGCTTATGCCCGCGGCGCGCACCCTGATGGGGTGTGAGGAAGTTCACACGGCAACGGCCGCTTGGCCTATCTCCGATGGCGTATCGCCACCGAAGCCCGTTGCCCGGGACGTTCTCAGGCCTGCACGGCCTGCGCCGCGGCCGCGCGCTGCGCCAGGATCGCCTGGCGCAGCACGCGCGGCGACACCGGCTTGTAGAGCACGGTGATGCCCGCGCTCTGCACCTCGCGCAGGCGGTCGGGCTTGGTCTCGCCGGTGACCAGCAGCCGCGCGGTGCCGATGCCGATGCCGCGCGGATGGCGCTCGAGCGCGGCGATCACGTCGAGGCCGTTGTCGCCGCCCTGCAGCAGCAGGTCGCTGACCACCACGTCGGGCGGCGTGGTCCAGCGCTCGGCCATGGCCAGCGCCTCGGCGCGGGTCTGCGCGGCCAGCACCTCGGCGCCCCAGTTCGACAGCACCACCGTCAGGCCCTCGAGGATGGTGCGCTCGTCGTCGATCACCAGGATGCGCAGGCCCGTGAGGCAGTGCTCGTCGTTCTCGGGCACGGGCAGCGCGGCCACGGTCGGTGCCGGCAAGGCGGCCGGCGCCGAGCGCACCAGCACGCGCACGCAGGTGCCCTTGTTGACGCGCGAGCTCAGCTCCACGCGCGTGTTGAGCAGCTCGGCCAGCCGCTGCACCGTGGCCAGCCCCAGGCCCATGCCGCGCGTGCCGCGCGCGGCATGGCGGCCCGAGGGCTCGACCTGGTAGAACTCCTCGAACACCCGCGCCTGGTGCTGCTGCGCGATGCCCACGCCGGTGTCGACCACGTCGATGCGCACGCCGCGCCCGCGCTGGCGCGCGCCGATCAGCACGCCGCCCTCGAGCGTGTGGCGCAGCGAGTTCGACACCAGGTTGTTGAGGATGCGCGACAGCATCACGTAGTCGCAGCGCACCCACAGGTCGGTCTTGCGCGCCACCAGCCGCAGGCCCTGCTGCTCGGCCACCGGGCGGAAGTTGCGGCTGATCTCGTCGAACAGCCGGTCGAGCGGGAAGTCGACCCACTGCGGCTGCAGCACGCCGGCGTCGAGCTGCGAGAGGTTCAGCAGCTCGGAGAACAGCCGGTCGAGCGAGTCCACGCATTCACGGATGTGGCCGATGCGCTGCAGCCGCAGCGGATCGGTCTCGCCGTTGGCCAGGCCGTCGGAGAACAGC is from Variovorax paradoxus and encodes:
- a CDS encoding hybrid sensor histidine kinase/response regulator, with product MNWNFAVVRGLARLTFAQQLILLAMLPAMVATLVAITVLTRQHLDNLTELMRANAQTVALQVATVAQAPIARMDRRALQRTAQSGTYQPHVQQVQIWSEDGEIVANSETMDRARGEGLQVVVPIVGDDGRASGKVMVEISLGAVQNARRSVWLNVVLVLGASLVGVGLAGWWAARRISEPIRALGKAVDRLGAGEAASVTIEGTSEVQHLQRGFNEAARALAESHRLLQSRITEATAELARKNQQLEVASQAKTRLLAAASHDLRQPLHALTLFSDGLANGETDPLRLQRIGHIRECVDSLDRLFSELLNLSQLDAGVLQPQWVDFPLDRLFDEISRNFRPVAEQQGLRLVARKTDLWVRCDYVMLSRILNNLVSNSLRHTLEGGVLIGARQRGRGVRIDVVDTGVGIAQQHQARVFEEFYQVEPSGRHAARGTRGMGLGLATVQRLAELLNTRVELSSRVNKGTCVRVLVRSAPAALPAPTVAALPVPENDEHCLTGLRILVIDDERTILEGLTVVLSNWGAEVLAAQTRAEALAMAERWTTPPDVVVSDLLLQGGDNGLDVIAALERHPRGIGIGTARLLVTGETKPDRLREVQSAGITVLYKPVSPRVLRQAILAQRAAAAQAVQA